In Conger conger chromosome 9, fConCon1.1, whole genome shotgun sequence, the genomic stretch CAAATAATTTtagtaacatttaaaaatactatgtgggtatgtgtaccCTGTTACTTGTCTGTCATGTTGTTACTCAATCCATAAACATATCAGTgagaactttacatttaattgatatttattttaaacattatttttttacagatagAACCTCCAGGAGCACTCAATAAATCGATAATGCCCTAATATAAATCTTTGCTGCCGAACTGAAAAAAATGATGGCAAGaaatgattaaaacatttttttgtacaaATGGTTAATCAGTAACAGGAGAAATATCATTTTCATACATACTGAGGACAAGTAGCTGGTTTGGAAGTTATCAGGTACAGAAGAACTGATATGAAGGACATATGATTTTGCCGTAACTATTGCAACAGAGATAATATTTAGTGATGATATCAGTTTAATTTATAGTTAATTTGGGTTCAAGGTCATGCTACATTTTGAAATTCAAAGTTGCTTTACAATGCATTGCCagcatgaagaaataaattaattgccaaggtatttttaaacaaatttcacatttcaaatgtaatgtaagtcaTCCTATGTAGTACTAATAATGTGTTTTCAATTCACTCAAATGATTTtagtaacatttaaaaatactatgtgggtatgtgtaccCTGTTACTTGTCTGTCGTGTTGTTACTCAATCCGTAAACATATCAGTgagaactttacatttaattgatatttatttttcaaatgaatttcACACCAGCACCTCAGAGATCCATATGATGCAAATTACttcaatttaattaataatgaaaatgtttcaaatgtcaATTCATAggttcatatatatttttttccaatcaaattttatttgtCTTGGTCGAGGATTTTTGTACCATCACATAGCTTTCTGTTCGGGTTATTCTTGCTTCTTGCTCCTCCATCAAGTCAACACCTGAAACACCCACTTCTGAGCTTGGTTAAATTTTTTCATCCTTACCAGTCAGTCTCAGATCCACCATCTCTCAGGTAGTGGTGTTTATAAAtgaaagtgttttttctttgttactGTACATTGAAAGTGCATAGTAGCGGCAAGTTTCTTTAGGATCTTATCATAATGAACTTTGGACATAATGATCAAATATTGAACTCAAATATTGAttctgtgtgtgacacacctgCCAGGGAGTCTGTGTCTAAGACTGCAGTGTTGCGTTTATATTCAAGTGTGAAGATTTTCATGTACCATGGATGGAATTCAATGGAAATCTTTCTTATTTCTGTATTCCAACATTTCACAATTTGTCTATCACAGTTCACTTAATAGATAAAGGAAACCTATTAGAACTGCAGACCTGAATTCAAGTTAGCTGGAAAATGAATGTCCATTTTGAATCATTTTGACCATTTCAGAGTCTGAAAGTAAATAACCCGGGCCACTGATTCAGCATTCATCAATCTGCCACATAGTCAGTGCCTGGGGCAATATTTCTTCTTCCACCATGCTGGGAAGAGGCAGTGGAAGCCAGCATGCCTAGTGTATTCATCTTTGGATTACTACAAGTGGAAAAAAGCTAACAGCCAAATGAGTCACCAGCGGTAATTGTGgctaaaataatgtttattataTTCTACTGGCTGAAATAACATAACTTGTGcatcaagttttttttatatccTATCATGTTGTGTCCTACAGTCGGCTACTATGCATAGGTTGGGACTGGTTAAATTGATTtggtttttgagatattgaccaATGGGCAAAATTGATCATTAGGGGACTAGAGGCAGGAAAGGTAAGAAGAAAAAACccgataaaataataatgtgtcaAGCTTATTATGTGACTGTATGAAGATATATCTTAACCCTCTAAAGAGGTTTGGGTCTGTgggacccgttttcaatgtttactaaaataaaaatggtacaacaaatattttttcaacctCATAACCCTTggctcattttctgtgaagaacatgtaaattaactcattttcattgagtacacactgtgcacccccctacacatttacattacatacaggctATTGGGGTCCACTGGACCCGAAGGTTATAAGTATGaggtttatatgttttataagtATAAGGTTTGCTGTGTACCTTTATCTGGTCTTCCTCCTACCTtggactattgtgtgtgtgtgtgtgtgtttgtgtgtgtgcgtgcgtgcatgcatgcatgcttgcctgcgtgcgtgtttactttctcctttagatttgcGGCATGTTTCatagattgagtgtgtgtgtgtgtgtgtgtgtagttttccACACTACAGAGGGCAAAGAGTGCAGGAGAGTAGGTCTGGTGTGTTGCAGACAAGGTTGCAACATTGTTTCAATCACGAGAACCTGTCTGTTCCCACAATTTCACAGACTCTTTCTCGTCTTTGTGTGCGTGAACCTACACTATGTCTGGCAGGAACCTGCACAATGTTATGTCAGTAATATTCTCTGAACATAAATGTAGATATTGTGTTCAATCAGGGCCGTTTGAGTAATGACTGGGTCTCTGAACAAAAGTCCAGTGAAAGGACCCTCCAGTTTTTTATGACTGGACTGCATTTGCCCCCTCCTTGTGGCTGGGCCCCAAAAAGCTTTGCTGTTTTGCGCCTTATTGTGGGCATGTATTCATTGTTAAATTTGTGTTCTGTATcctaatttcaattttatttaaatcaataaacaccAATATCGAAGACAGCCTTCTCTCCTTTATATTTGTTGaagataaacatgatttattcctcccagttttgattattattgatttgtttgaccaaaatcacatttcatcacaaaaaacgaatactaatgaatgtgatttagcaggggtaaatggcacatattaaccatatatgctatatgttatggtctatattgcttgtaattaaGATAAGGTCAACATCTGTgaagtatttttacataaattgttaTGACTGTATTGTTTTAAGACCCCAATAATGGTATGGGTCCACCAGACCCGCAAAAAGGTCCTGAGTAACAGAAATTTGTCCGCCGCACAAGGGTTAATTATCTGAGTATACATGGGGTCAGAGGGTATTCACCTTAATAtttgtatgtacactcagtgagcactttatttttaagaaactttttttttagaatgattaagtcttctgctgctgtagcctatccacttagaggtttgacgtgttgtgtgttcagagatgctcttctgcataccactgccataatgtgtggatatttgcattactgtcaccttcctgtcagctttgaacagtctggccattctcctcggaccactctcattaacaaggcatttctgcctgcagaactgctgcccactggatgtttatttgtttatcacaccattctctgcaaactctagaaactgttgtgcgtgaaaatcccaggagatcaaaaCTGtgggttatttatgtttttatgtataGAAAAATAATCttcatattaataaaatatttaaaaacaatagaGGGGTCAgacacagtgatgtcacaatgtCACATGAGAAGAAATTTCCCACTGGAATTGGTGGGAAGTTTATGACACCGCCACCAGAGGCAAAGGTTTAATTATTAAAAGCATTTGAAGTCAGTCTGCCTTACTGATTAAATAAAACTCCTACTGAATACGGTTACCTCACAAATGTGAAAGGGCATATGtaccccaccttcaagcgcaagctgaagacacacctcttcaagcagcacctctccccatccctccctacttccctgtgaaccttaattgttgtctctgtgacttgctttgtgtatcggtatttttagttggctaggtaagcagtgtttggatagttaactttggtcacttttgctgtttgtttgtttgttcaaaaaaaaaaaaaaaaaaaaaaaggcccttgtccttatctttgttgtacaggtagcagttgaaattgtacttccctctagggtctttcagcgaacttatccctggttatgggtatgcactttgttgtacgtcgctctggataagagcgtctgccaaatgccaataatgtaatgaaatgtaatgtactacCCGCTATGTATTACTCATTTTGTTCATATtatttttgataaataaataacaacatgAGCACCATTCATTTGGTTAAAAAAcgactttgtttatttattctgcaGTGACTTGATCACACAGAAAAGTAGGTGAGATGTATATTCTGCTTACGAACTTCagaatttctttaaaaacacactAACTCTTTATGTTCGCAAATGTGGGTAGGAATAATTATAGAAAAATTACTAATTTTGTTCATCCTTGAGAGCATACAGAAATTAACAGTGTGAACTTGTTTTGAATATTATAAGTCAACATCTGccaaacaaagcatttttttcctGTTACTTGAAATTAACAATTACAGAGATCAGTTATAGCTCTGAAGTTATCAGCTATAAAAATGTGTTAAGAATAGTCAGTAGAATCATACCAAGCTTGATTCCATAGCATATCCTGCATCATGTTTAGGGCGATTTAGAAACGTAGTCTGTATCTGAACTGAATGTCCCTGACTGGATGCATAGCGCCAAACCCCCATCGCTTGGTGTCAATGGCAGGGATCTCTTCATCAGGGTTCTTCAGCTCAAAGTCAAAATATGTGAGCATGAGGAAAACAAACTGCTTCAGCTCATTGATGGCGAAGAAGCGGCCTGGGCACATGGTGGTCCCACCACCCCAGGGCATGTTGTAGTACCTCAGCCTCTTCCCGTTCTTGTAGAAATCTGTCTTTTTGGTGCCCTCTGGTGTGAGGAATCGGTCATACTTGAAGGTGAGTGGGTCAGGATGGACCTCAGGGTTTGTCTGGACAGCAGTGTAAGGGAAGAGAGCCACCCTGTCACCCTGGCGAATTGTGTACTCTATCCCGTTGGCCATCTTCAGTGACATGTCTTGCAGCACAGCCCGGGTGAGAACAGGGGCGGTCGTGAGCCTGAGGGTTTCATCCACTGCGCTGTCCAGGATGGGTGTCCTAAGCAGCATGTCATAAGTGAGCTCGATGAGCACCCCTCCACGCTTCACCTCCTGTCCCGTCTCCTTTAGCAGTCCTtccacctcctcccggatggcCTTCATTGCTTCAGGGTGCTTCATGAGGTAGAGGAGCAGCCAGAAAGCGGAGGGTCCCGTGTTCCCCTGGGACGCCCAGAGGAGCAGGAACATGTGCCGGTCCCGCATTGACTCCTCCATCCCATTCTCTCTCCTCGACACCTCCTGGTCCAGAACCCAGCCGCTGATGTTCTCCTTCTCGGCCAGATTACGCATTGAAAGCATTCTCCAGAACAGCCTCTTCTGCCTCTCCACCTCCATCTTTTCCCTGGGGCGCAGGACTCCATATGCGAGACTGGGAAATAGGTTGTCATACTTCCTGAATTCATAAAAGAGCTTGTTGGACTCCAAGAGGTCAACTTCCCGAGCTTTCTCCAAGGTGCCATATGTCTTGGCTGTCTCATTACCGAACAGGGCCAAGTAACCTGCCCGGAAGACGATATTGTAGCTGTAGTGGAAAAACCCGTCCTCTTTCCAGATGCCCTGCTCTGTCGCGGAGCCAATGCTGTGCAACATCAGGTTCTGTAGGTTGTTCATCATTGACTGGGTCATGACCACCAGGCCATCACCCATCAGGTTTTTGGTGTTGGCCTTTTCCAGGTCTTTGCGCTCATTATGAGCTGGATGGTAGCCAAACACTCTTTTCACCAGATGCTCTGCAAACTTTGATAAATCAAGCTTGGTCCGGGCCTCTTTCATTATGCTGCCGAAGGACATCGGATCCATGACGAAGGTGAAGTAGAAGCCAGCTAGCTGCACCGTGAAAATGTCCCCATGCTTCTCTTTCATCCTCTGGAGGAACCGAGCGGTGTCATTCCGAAACTCCAGGATGTGACCCAGCCAAGGTATGGACCCTTTGTCAAGCGGTGGCTCTCCAGGCTGCCTTTTGCGGAAGGCCCCCAGGAGGTAGAGCCCCCCGATCACAGATGCCACCAGGGCAATCAGAACAGGCAGCAAAAGTCCCCCCATCTTGTTGCAGTCTGTCATTTACCCATCACAGATTTTCTCTGAATTTATCAGCAATATCACTCCTCCCCCATCCATTCCAACAGTACATCACTGTTCAAACAACACGTGATCATGTTATTTGTGTGATGCATTAACTATTTCCAAGCTGACTTGTGTCTAGTACTTGTGAATGCATTAGACAATGAGGGAGATGTTTGGgcatacattattttttaacatataGAACCTCCAGGAGCactcaataaatcaataatgcCCTAATATAAATCTTTGTtgccaaactgaaaaaaatgatgGCAAGAAAcggttaaaacatttttttgtacaaATGGTTAATCAGTAACAGGAGAAAGATCATTTTCATACATACTGAGGACAAGTAGCTGGTTTGGAAGTTATCAGGTACAGAATAACTGATATGAAGGACATATGATTTTGCCGTAACTATTGCAACAGAGATAATATTTAGTGATGATATCAGTTTAATTTATAGTTAATTTGGGTTCAAGGTCATGCTACATTTTGAAATTCAAAGTTGCTTTACAATGGATTGCCagcatgaagaaataaattaattgccaaggtattttttaacaaatttcacatttcaaatgtaatgtaagtcaTCTTATGTCGTACTAATAATGTGTTTTCAATTCACTCAAATGATTTtagtaacatttaaaaatactatgtgggtatgtgtaccCTGTTACTTGTCTGTCATGTTGTTACTCAATCCGTAAACATATCAGTgagaactttacatttaattgatatttatttttcaaatggatTTCACACCAGCACCTCAGAGGTCCATATGATGCAAATTACTTCAATTTaatttttactgaaaatgtttcaaatgttatttcataggttcatatacagtgcatccggaaagtattcacagtgcttcacttttcccacattttgttatgttacagccttattccaaaatgcaataaatttatttttttcctcaaaattctccacacaacaccccataatgagaacatgaaagaagtttttttgaaatttttgcacatctattaaaaataaaaaactagcctttgccatgaagctcaaaattgagctcaggtgcatcctgtttccactgatcaaccttgagatgtttctacagcttaattggagtccacctgtggtaaattcagttgattagacatgatttggaaaggcacacacctgtctatataaggtctcacagttgacagtgcatgttggagcacaaaTCAAGCAGGATTgtaggattgtctcgaggcacaaatctggggaagggtacagaaaaatttctgctgctttgaaggtcccaatgagcacagtggcctccatcatccataaatggaagaagttcagaacctacaggactcttcctagagctggccgcccgtctaaactgagcaatcgggggagaagggccttagtcagggaggtaaccaagaacccgatggtcactctgtcagagctccagcgttcctctgtagAGAGAGGAGACCCTTCCAGAaagacaaccatctctgcagcaatccaccaatcaggcctgtatggtagagtggccagacggaagccactccttagtaaaaggcacatggcagcctgcctggagtttgccaaaaggcacctgaaggactctcagaccatgagaagcaaaattctctggtctgatgagacaaagattgaactctttgacGTGattgccaggcgtcatgtttggaggaaaccaggcaccgctcatcacctggccaatgccatccctacagtgaagcatgatggtggcagcatcatgctgtggggatgtttttcagtggcaggaactgatgaaagatgaatgcatcaatgtacagagacatcctggatgaaaacctgctccagaacgctcttgacctcagactggggcgacggttcatctttcagcaggacaacggccctaagcacacagccaagatatcaaaggagtggcttcaggacaactctgtgaatgtccttgagtggcccagccagagcccagacttgaatccgattgaacatctctggagagatctgaaaatggctgtgcactgacgctccccatccaacctgatggagcttgagagatGCTgtaaagaggaatgggcgaaactgcccaaagataggtgtgccatcATAGGTGtgagcttgtggcatcatattcaaaagacttgaggctgtaattgctgccaaaggtgcatcaacaaagtattgagcaaaggctgtgaatacttatgtacatgtgatttcttagttttttatttttagtaaatttgcaaaaatttcaaaaacttctttcatgttgtcattatagggtgttgtgtgtagaattttgaggaaaaaaatgaatttattccattttggaataaggctgtaacataacaaaatgtgggaaaagtgaagcactgtgaatactttccggatgcactgtatattttattccACTCAAATTTTATTTGTCTCTGTCGAGGGTTTTTGTACCACCACATAGCTTTCTGTTCGGGTTATTCTTGCTTCTTGCTCCTCCATCAAGTCAACACCTGAAACACCCACTTCTGAGCTTGGTTAAATTTCTTCCTTACCAGTCAGTCTCAGATCCACCATCTCTCAGGCAGTGGTACTTAGGCAAGCTTTGAAAGGGCATAGTAGCAGCAAGTTTCTTCAAGATCTTATCATAACACCATGTCTCTAAGAATGGTCAAAGATTGAGttctgtgtgtgacacacctgCCAGGACGTCTGTGTCTAAGACTACTGTGTTGCTGTTCTATTCAGGTGTGAAGATATTCATGTACCCTGGATGGAAGTCAATGGAAATCGTTCTGATTTCTCTATTCCAACATTTCACAATTTGTCTATCacagttcattttcacattaataGATGAAGGGAACCTATTAGAACTGCAGACCTGAATTCAAGTTAGCTGGAAAATGAATGTCCATTTTGAGACTGAAAGTAAATAGCCACTGATTCAGCATTCATCAATCTGCCACATAGTCAGTGCCTGGGGCAATATTCCTTCTTCCACCTTGCTGGACTCCATTGGAAGAGGCAGTGGAAGCCAGCATGCCTAGTGTATTCATCT encodes the following:
- the LOC133137470 gene encoding 5-beta-cholestane-3-alpha,7-alpha-diol 12-alpha-hydroxylase-like; the encoded protein is MTDCNKMGGLLLPVLIALVASVIGGLYLLGAFRKRQPGEPPLDKGSIPWLGHILEFRNDTARFLQRMKEKHGDIFTVQLAGFYFTFVMDPMSFGSIMKEARTKLDLSKFAEHLVKRVFGYHPAHNERKDLEKANTKNLMGDGLVVMTQSMMNNLQNLMLHSIGSATEQGIWKEDGFFHYSYNIVFRAGYLALFGNETAKTYGTLEKAREVDLLESNKLFYEFRKYDNLFPSLAYGVLRPREKMEVERQKRLFWRMLSMRNLAEKENISGWVLDQEVSRRENGMEESMRDRHMFLLLWASQGNTGPSAFWLLLYLMKHPEAMKAIREEVEGLLKETGQEVKRGGVLIELTYDMLLRTPILDSAVDETLRLTTAPVLTRAVLQDMSLKMANGIEYTIRQGDRVALFPYTAVQTNPEVHPDPLTFKYDRFLTPEGTKKTDFYKNGKRLRYYNMPWGGGTTMCPGRFFAINELKQFVFLMLTYFDFELKNPDEEIPAIDTKRWGFGAMHPVRDIQFRYRLRF